CCTCCCGATCCTGACCATTCAAGTCATACCTACAAGTCAAATCAACGCGATTTCAATCATACCAACGGCCAGGATTTACATCCGTGGGTCCCATGCCGAGTTGCACCCTTCCTGTGAATCTGTGATAAATAATtgacatttatttattaaataaaaaaataaaaaaataaaaaatagaaaagtgaaTGCGCGTTTCCCGTGATGAGACCGACGCAAACACGGCATACCGCCCACCAAATTATATATCCGtttaaaattctttcaaaaaacGGTTATCTTCTTCTAAAAGTGGAAACTCTTCAACCTCTTTTTTCTTCCATCCTCAAGAAGCCTGAAACCATGGATGAGCTTCAGATAGCCAGAGCAACAGCCCAGATCCTCCACCGACTGGAGCACTGGGGCAAGATCGTCGCCGATCATCGCCCGAGTGAAGCTGGAACTGGTAGGTTCGAGGGAGAGGAGCTCCAGCTGCGGAAGCTCAAGAGGATGACGTACGAGCTGGCTCAGTCGCGGGCGGCGGCGGATTGCCGGGACTTCGGGGCGGTGTTGAGGGAGACGGAGCTGGGAGTGATGGTGGAGATGGGGAGGATATTGGCGGAAACGGTGGATCCGGTGTTGGAGGGGCTGAGGAGGGAGACGGTGGCGGAGGAGGGGGAAGTGTGTGGGGTGTGTCAGGAGGAGATGGAGAGTGGGGATGAGGATGTGAAGAGCATGGGGTGTGCGCACAGGTTTCATGGGTTTTGCATATGGCGGTGGCTGACGGAGAGGAAATCTTGCCCTCTGTGCAGGCATCCCCTCGACCCCACGGTCCAACACCTCAAAGTTTGAATTCTTTATGAGGGGTTTTCAAGATTGTTTGGGAGgctgatatatttttattttgttttaagatttaagatttaaaattcttttctttccttgacAATACAAATCAAGAAATTGTTCTGTATGGtgaattttgttttcatatcatttcatgTGTTCTTGAAGATGTCTGAAAAGTTATGCGCATGGATTTTTACATGGGAAGGGAAAAAACCCTGACTTGTGACCATGCAGACAGATCAGTAGAAGTGGACAGATGGGCAATTGATTAAACAGCTTTTCATTGATTTGTAAGAATGATTTTCCAGATCTATCAGACAGGGTAATTGTTTTTCTCCAAGTATTTAGCAAAAGTTGGAGATATTCATCTTACCTTCTGAAACCAAATAAGACAAGCCCTTCATTgggaaaatagagaagaaaacatGAGCCATGAGCTCTGAATGTATCATGCGATCAGGCCTATGCATGAATCTGAGATTAGAAGAGCTCCCAGGCAACTGAGATTTTTACAATCAAACTCCCAAAAGAATCTCAATCTCAGTTAGGCAATAAAGGTAAAAGcttttgtacatatatatatgtataaacagGTAAGCATTGTAAGGGACAAAAGAACTTGGGTGGGGCAATCAACTGAAAACTTTCTCCTGCTTCTACTTCTGGTGTTGATCCTACTGGTGCTTAATGTTGTGGTTAAACAGATCGTTCTCAACTGTACAGCTTCATTGCGTCTTTACTTGGCATGGTGGCCGTTTCTTTCCTCTCTTTCAGATGTGACATTGAGAAACTTTCAGATCTCTCTATCGTTGCTTCCTCAATCCATGGAAGAACTGGTTTCGGCAGTTTCATCCTCACTGAAACTAGATGGCATCTCCATAGCAGACCTAGATGATGTAACCAAGCAGTGTTAGCAAGTTACCAGGTATGTCGAATTGGACAAGGACAGAAAACCAGGGATCATCAGAACAGAAGGGATGGTATCAGTTCTACgacttcatttatgtcccacCACTCAgccatttcaaattttaagagAATCTGTGTTGATGGCTTCAATGTTTTCCAATTATCCCAGTACATGCATGTAAAGAACACAACACAACACCTAGTATCAAAGGAACACCCAAACGCTAGGGAAATTGGCATTCAAGGAAAAAGGCATTGCTATTCACATAAACAAACACATACATGTGTATAGAGGCACCTCcgctaaaaaattaatttcataactACAATGCAGATGATAAGCCAGTACAGCATCATGCACGAGAACAAGGCTATCGGTGTTATGATCAATGAGGAGCAACTATGAATGATGTGGCATTGGCAATAGTTCCACTAATTGTCTTTCCAGCTTCATACTTCCACATGCAAAAATTAGAGATTATCAGAGCCTAACTAAAAGCAAAACCTATGGCAATGCTTTCTGGATGTTCAGTGGGGTAACATAACTCAGAAAAGATACAACTCCAATCCCACTCATTAAACCATCACAGTAAGGAGGCATTTTCGGTCATTTTTCCAAAACAATGAAGCAATTGACTTGCAAAAGAACCCCTGCTTATTCATTAAATTTACAAAAGCAATTCTATATCATGGGTGACAGATGAAATGAACTCAACCTCATaggctcaaaaaaaaaattctcaaaactaGAAGGGTTGGAAATAGATCATCTACCACAGCTGTGAATtgattttcaagaacaaaataaaCACTCCACTAGAATCAggtgttttataatttttacttgTGTGCTAATTAGAGATATAGAATTCATcctttcatttattaattaatcaattgccAAGAAAATTTCCAGCCAAAAAATTTACTGAGACAAGATAAGATGAATTTTTGACAGCTTTAAAGACAGACACACTAATCACATGGAGGAATTTATACTAACCCTTTGATCTGATTTCCCCATGTTGGTGTTTcagaaaatgatgatttttttgcATAATCCAGTGGTGGAGACTCATCTCTAACTCTCTTAGCAACCTTCAAacatttatggaaaaaaaagaagggaggATGAGGCATCAGCAAAAAGTtgatcaaaataaaacaaattgagGATATGCCTTGAAGTTTAACAAGCCAACACTCACTCTCATTTCATTTGTTGGTTGCACCTTTTCACCTACTGGATCAGAATATTCTCTCATTGCTCTCCTTTCTCGACAAACTTCTTCCATctgtgaaaataaaaatcacaagattcaatctcaaccCAAAACTTCAATCATGATAGCCGTCAAACTATAGAAGACATCAACAAAAAgatataaagtaataattaaacCTTTGCCATATTTCTCAACTGCCCTCTCCCTTCATCATCACAAGACCCACTTTGCTGAAGTATCAAATTTGAAGGTTTAGATTTCAAGTATTCCTTCTGCTGGACAATCTTGGGCCTGATGTCATCATACTCATGCAACCAAGAGTCTGTTTGTTCACTAGTAACTTTTCCACCATAGGGATGAAGGCGACGATTAGAAACAGAACTCAATCTCATCCCTTCAATACCAGGATTAGACCTCATCTCATAGTTCTTGTTGCTATTAACAAAGGAGGTTTCTCCAGCAGCATCTTCATGCATATCCTTGGAAAAGTTCCAGCCAGGGGACGAATTGCTATAATTAGGAAAAGAACCCTTTTGCTTTAATTGGCGGTTAGAGTAATTGTCCCTACTATCAAATCCATGCATGGTTCCAAAGTTTGCCTCTTCCATACAAGAATTTTGAGAAGCCAACTTGGAACTACACACTTCATATCTCTGCAATGTGTTTGAACATAACAAGAATTTAGTTTATCATATAAATCATCTGTGACcaataaatttcaagaataaaaagagagagaggcGCAAAAATTAAACATGTACTTCAATTTAAACTAATGGGAAGGCAAAACAGcaggtttttaattatttccacAAGTTCAAAAGTAAATGTTGTTCATTTGCTTCCTTCTTTGCTTTAATGCAGCACCAGAAGAGGTGCAAGCAAAAGTGAGAAACTTCAGCTTCTGGAAGTGTTTTGTTATTGTATTTCAATTTAAGCACAGAATGCAAGTGAGAGTTGATAGATacacatgaaaatttttatcgGAGGGGGAATCCCCCAAATAGACCTTTCATTTTGATACAGTAATAGTATAGAAGTAGATGCACTGCTCGTGACAAGAGTGGCAACTATGGTGGTGGTGATCTGGCATTGATGTTGGTGGAGTACTGTGGTAGAGGGGCAGTAACAGGTGGTCCTGGTGCAGTAAAAATGGTAGGAGGGGTGATGTAGTATTGACATAATAACAGCAGTGATGATGCAGTCATGATGGGGGTTGCAGCGCAGTAGTGCAGGAATTGAGCCTGGACTTGATACAAGGCTCCTTGTCATATAATTGCTTTCAGAAATGATTTCCCGAAACTTGAGTTGTTCAGAAAATTCAGAAATGAATTCAATCTCAAAGTTAAATTCTGGTCCCAGTACCTAAAAGTGTCAGTCACTTCACTAATAATAAAACTATATGAACATGCATCTTACCATGTATTTCCTTGTTAACATACAATTTACAGATGAACTGCAAACTTACATGGTAAAAGAAAGTGAAGAACATTTTTCCATCTCAATAagacttatcaaaaaaaaaaaaaatattcatctcAATAAGATGAGTCCCTAATAAAATGACTGTCTTATCGTTCTAAATAAACTAAGAGTCCGTTTGGAAGGTATTTTCAAAGGGTTAGAAGTACTTCCTAATGCTTGCAAATACTTTTCTTACTGAAATTAGGCATTTgatgaagttttaaaaatctcTCTTAAAAATCTAGATAATCactacaacttgattggttagcggtgtgtaatCCCAATGGGTTGGTCTAACTAGAGCATTCgcttgtttttctttgtattttcttatatttgattacttaTAGTCTTGTTTTTCTCTAGTggaaggattcctcatccttctcttgtacttccttttatcaatatattcctttgtcgtttc
The sequence above is drawn from the Vitis riparia cultivar Riparia Gloire de Montpellier isolate 1030 chromosome 6, EGFV_Vit.rip_1.0, whole genome shotgun sequence genome and encodes:
- the LOC117916326 gene encoding E3 ubiquitin-protein ligase SDIR1-like: MDELQIARATAQILHRLEHWGKIVADHRPSEAGTGRFEGEELQLRKLKRMTYELAQSRAAADCRDFGAVLRETELGVMVEMGRILAETVDPVLEGLRRETVAEEGEVCGVCQEEMESGDEDVKSMGCAHRFHGFCIWRWLTERKSCPLCRHPLDPTVQHLKV